The genomic window GTAAGTTGCACAGAAGGCCGAGATGTACCCGCCCTGGCTCCAGCCCATGACTCCAACGAGGTCCTTGTCCACATAACCTTTTTCGATAAGATGATCGACTCCGCTAATTACGTCTTGGTAATCTCCAATCCCCAGGTTTCTGTAATTCAGTTTCCTGAAGTCTCTTCCATAGCCCTCGCTCCCACGGTAGTTGGGCTCCAGCACAAGTACACCTTTAGAAACAAGCTGCTCGACAGGGTAATAACTGCTGGTCACTCTCGCAGCAAGGGCCGTCCAGGTAGGTCCTCCATGAACAAGCACCACAAGCGGATGTTTCTTCATCGAGTCGAAGTCGGCCGGGAGATTCAAGACACCGTGGATTTCGGTACCGTCGTTGCTCTTCCAAGAGAGTCTTTCCTTCCGTACCCTTTCTCTCTTGGGCTGCAAAGACGCTATATCCGTTATCTTCTTCCCATCGAGGTAGATCTCGACAGGTTCATCATCTGTGGCCATGGCCATCGCTAAGTGCTCTCCATTTGGCGTCGTGCTGGAAGCCATAACCAGCTGATCCTCATTCGTCAGCCGTGCGATGGTGCCTTTCTCTCCCAGCAGGCCCAGGCTGATCGTGGAGTCTTCTATCCAGCTCACGAAGAAACCCTTCTCTGTCCAGGAAACCAGCTCTATGTTCAGGTCGTGTTTTACCACCACCCGTTTCTTTGAGAGATCTGAAAGATCTACGATCTCAACGGCCCCGTTATCCATCCAGGGATCTTCTTCTTCGGGCACGACGACTGCAAGTTTCTTCGAATCAGGAGAGAATGCGAATCCCCTGGGATGCGTCAGCGCCAGTTCTTTCAGTTTCCTATCGGCATTCATGAGAAATACTTTTGCTTTGTCGAAGTCGTTGACATCGCTCGTCGGAGGCGCAAGAAGGGCGACATGATTTCCGTCAGGAGAGAGAGCGATCGAAGAGACATGAAACTCCTTTCCGTCTGTCAGCTTATCGAAAAGCGTCTCTTCAGATCTCATATCCTTGGGCAGTTCGAACCTTGAAGAGTATTTCTTCATTGCGCGTGAGAGATGAACGAAGAAAAGCGAGCTGTTCTTCGGTTCTTCATCTATGTAGTCGAATTCGCCGTAGTTCTCTTTCCTCTTTTTAAGTTCCTCGGCTTCGGGAGAGGCAGCAACTAGATAAAGCCCGTCGTTCTTACGACTCCACTTTATCTGGCTTATGTCGTTCTCGAAAGTAAGCAGTTTGAACGTTCGCTTCTCTTCGAAATCGAAGATCATAACGTCGTTCTTGTTTTCCCCGCCGGTCTTCTGGAGAAAGGCAAGTCTCCTAGAATCAGGAGCCCAATCGGGAAGAGAAGAGTCGAATTCATCGTTCGAGACATGCAGAGCAGTCCCACTTTCCGCATCATAGACCACAACCGTTCTAAGGTATTTATTGTCGTCCCAGTCTGTACGCCTAACCGTATAAGCAACCTTTTTGCCGTCGGCCGAAATAACGGGACTGTTTACAACAGGAAGCGAAAGCTGCTCCTCTATCGTGAGATATCTGTCGCTCAAATC from Mesotoga sp. Brook.08.105.5.1 includes these protein-coding regions:
- a CDS encoding S9 family peptidase; translation: MSDRYLTIEEQLSLPVVNSPVISADGKKVAYTVRRTDWDDNKYLRTVVVYDAESGTALHVSNDEFDSSLPDWAPDSRRLAFLQKTGGENKNDVMIFDFEEKRTFKLLTFENDISQIKWSRKNDGLYLVAASPEAEELKKRKENYGEFDYIDEEPKNSSLFFVHLSRAMKKYSSRFELPKDMRSEETLFDKLTDGKEFHVSSIALSPDGNHVALLAPPTSDVNDFDKAKVFLMNADRKLKELALTHPRGFAFSPDSKKLAVVVPEEEDPWMDNGAVEIVDLSDLSKKRVVVKHDLNIELVSWTEKGFFVSWIEDSTISLGLLGEKGTIARLTNEDQLVMASSTTPNGEHLAMAMATDDEPVEIYLDGKKITDIASLQPKRERVRKERLSWKSNDGTEIHGVLNLPADFDSMKKHPLVVLVHGGPTWTALAARVTSSYYPVEQLVSKGVLVLEPNYRGSEGYGRDFRKLNYRNLGIGDYQDVISGVDHLIEKGYVDKDLVGVMGWSQGGYISAFCATYGKRFKAASVGAGISNWMTYHVNTDIHEFCHRYLGDNPWEDPRIYEQTSPMTYIKNASTPTLIQHGGSDTRVPPPNAFELYQGLREMNVPVRLVI